GAAATGTTCGACATTCCTGCCCCGAGCGGAAGTACCGGGCGTCACGCCGCCCGGGCGGCGGTGTGGACCGCGCGGTGCTCCTCCCGGCGGCGGATTCCCCAGCGTAGGCGGTACAGCGCGAGGGCGAGCACCAGGAGCGCGCAGATCTCGACCAGCACCTTCTCTCCGTCCAGATAGTCGATCGGTCGGTCCTTGAGCGTCGGGTCGGTGAGAAGCCCGTGCGCGTAAAACAGCGCGGCGGTGACGTAGGTGAGCAAGTGGAGCAGCTTCCACCGTCGGCGTCCGATCTCCACCCGGTAGTACGAACTGATGACCACCAGACAGAGGATGTAGAGCGCCGCTGCGCCGATCGTATTGATCCACGGCTGCTTGGGGCCGTCAACCGGATAGACGAGGTCGATGAACCGGAACGCCGGCGTCTTCACGGCCAGGAGCAGTACGGCGTGGAGGACGGCCAGGGCCAACGCGAGGTACGCGTTCCAATTGTGGAGCTTGAAATAGTTGAAACGCCGGTGCGGCCAATGGGTCCACGGGTTGTAATGCATGGAGAGCAGCAACCCGAGCAGTAGATTCGTGGTGAGCAGACACAGCGCCACGAGGGCGACGTCGCTCGACAGATCGAGTGGTGTCACGGCGGAGAGCGGCTGACGGCGATGGGCGGACGAAGAAGGGGGCGAGGCAGGTGATCGCGAACGGCCCCAATTGCTCAACGCGCGAGCGCCCGGGAGCGCTGGCGGACTGGGCTACCCGGTCAGGTTGTTGCTGGCCTTGACGGCGTAATAGGCGCCCACACCACCCGCGATCGTGCTCACGAAGAATGCGGTCATGAAGCCCAGTTTGACGGCCGCATACCAGCCGACGGTGCTGCCGACGAACATGCCGATGGTCCCGAACAACTTCTTCATGCGCCTCTCGCTTGAGGAGTCTCCGTTGAACGACCGTTTGAGGGCGGCGCAGGTCACGGATTCGGACAAAGTCCACCGTTGCCGGGAACGCGGCGCCGCCGCAGACAGGCAGCGCCCGCGGGCGTCTCGGCCCCATGGGGATTGCCGCAAGCTTTCGGTTCCCCCGGTGCGGCAGTAAGCTCCACGAGCGCCAGCCGCTCGCGACGGGCTCCCTCTCCGGCGGGAGTCCGTTTCACATCCCGGCCGGCTCCTCTCCTTCCGCGTGCCGCCATGTCACGACTGCTGAACTACTTCCTCAAGGGGCTGATCGTCACAGCCCCCGTGTTCATCACGATCTACATCTGCTACGTGATCTTCACGACGATCGACAGCTGGCTGGGGCTGCCGATCCCCGGTGCGGGATTCGTGGTCTCGATCCTGCTGATCACGCTTGTCGGATTCACGGCGCAAACGTTCGCCAGCCGCGTCCTGCTCACGGGGCTGGATTCGTTGTTCAACCGTCTGCCGTTCGTGCGTCTGCTCTATTCGAGCACGCGCGATCTGCTGAATGCGTTCGTGGGTGAACAGCGGCGCTTCGACAAGCCGGTGCTGGTCACGCTGGCTGGCGGCACGGGCGCGCGCGTGTTCGGATTTCTCACGCAGGAATCGGTGGACAACTTCGGCGTTGCCGACTCGGTGACGGTATACGTGCCACAGTCCTATGGTTTCGCTGGCAACCTCGTGGTGTTCCCCGCGGCACAGGTGCACCGCCTCGACGCCGACAGCGCCCACGTGATGGCATTCATTATTTCCGGCGGTGTGACCAAAGTGCCAGAACGCTGAGCCAGCTAGTGCGAGGTGCCGGACCGGCCGAGGGCCCGCCGCGGGGCTCCGGCCCACCGTCCCAGCCGTCCGTGCGGACCGGAAGCCGCCCAGAACGCACCGTGCACGCGCACGGCGTCGAGCGGAAGCGTATCGACGGCGATCCAGGACTCGCCGCCGTCGGAGGAGAGCGCGGTGCCGGCCAACCCGACGGCGATGAGATCGTTCGCGGTGCCGGCGTAGCTGACGCCTGAGAGATACGCCGGCACGAGCGGACCATGCGCCGCCCGCCACGTGCGCCCGCCGTCGTCGGTGATCGCCGCGTTCGCCGTCTGGCCGTGGGGTGCGGTGTAGTCGCCGCCGACGGCCACTCCGTGCGTTGCATCACGGAACGCGAGCGAGAAGATCCCCGACGCCGAGCTGCCGGCATGCACCGGCGTGTCGCTCACCGTCCAGGTACGTCCGCGGTCGCGGGAGTGGAACACCCGTGCGCGCGGGCCGCCGCCCGTGCCGATCCACACGTCGTCGGCGCCCCACACGACCATGCACGTCCCGCTGGCGGCGAAGGCCGCCTCACCAGGCAGTGTGGGAGGCAGCGCTGCCGGCGGAACGCGAGTCCAGGTCATGCCGCCATCGTCGGTGGTGAGCAGATAGAATGTGCCGTCCACCGGGTCGCTCTGCGCGATGCCGTGCCGTGAATCCCAGAACGCCAGGGCGTCGAGAAACACGCCCTTTCGATCAGTTGCGTACACCGCCGACCAACTGGCGCCGCCGTCGGTCGTTCGAAAGATGCGCGCCTGTCCCGCCTCGGCGGGGCCGGCGCTTGCCGTCACCGCCACGTCGGCGCCGAGTCCGACGATCGAACGGAGGTCGAGCGAATCGGCCGCCGGAACCCCGCGCAGTGTCCACGTGGCGCCGCCGTCGGTGGTGCGCGCCACCGTTCCGTGCGTCCCACTCGCCCACGCCACGGTTCCATCCACGACACTCAGCCCGCGGAATTCCGCGCGTGTGGCAAGCGGTGCGAGCTGCCACTGGGCGACGGCGGGCGTAGCGAGCGATACGGCGAGGGCGAGAGTCACTGCGGGTACGCAAGATTTGGCAGGTATCACGGCGGCGGCTCCTGCAGATGGTGTGAAGGGCCGGCGGGTTCTCCCGCGGGCGGCGTAAATTCAGGAAACGGCGCCCCGGCATCGGGTCCGATCTCGTCGAGGCCGAGGATGTCGTGGGCGCGCCATGCCACGTAGAAAAAGCCGAGCGATGCCGTGACGGCACCCACGCCTCGCATCCAGTGCCGGTGGTGGAGAATGAAGAAGAACGACACCCCAACGGGGAGAAAGATGGCCCCGAACAGCGCGCTCATCGCACGCAGCATGCAGCCCGGTTGGCTCAGGCGAGACATGAGGGGGGGGTCCGCATAGCCAAATCTTTCCGCGGGGCGCGCCGCGGAGCAAGCGGGTTGCGGGTGGTGCGGCGGAGCCGCTAGCGTGAGGGGTCCCCAGCCCGGTCACGTATGCTCGATTATTCCGACATGATCGCCGCCCGCGAGCGCATTGCCGGATATGTGCACCGCACTCCCACGCTTTCCGCGTCGCGCATTGGCGAGCACGTCGGCGTGCAGGCGTGGCTCAAGTGCGAGGTGCTGCAGAAGACCGGATCGTTCAAGGTGCGCGGTGCGCTCAATGCCATCCGCCAACTCACCACTGCCGAGCGGCGGCGGGGTGTGGTGGGTGTCTCGGCGGGCAACCATGCGCAGGCGCTGGCGTGGGCGGCGCGCGCGGCCGGCACTTCGTGCACCGTCGTCATGCCGAGCGACGCCGTGCAGGCCAAACTCGACGCGACCCGCGGATACGGTGCCACGGTGGTGCAGCACCAGTGGGGTTCGGCGATGTTCGACAAAGCGCGTGAGCTGGCGATCGAGCACGGCTACGTCTTCATCCACCCGTTCGATGATCCCCGCGTGGTCGCCGGGCAGGGCACGGTGGGGATGGAAATTCTCGAGGATCTTCCCGAGGTCGATGCGATCGTCGTTCCCGTGGGCGGCGGCGGACTGTTGGCGGGCATCGCGATCGCGGCCAAGCATCTCAAGCCGTCGGTCAAGGTTTTCGGCGTCGAACCCGTGGGGGCGCAGGCGCTGCGCCGCAGCCTCGATGCGGGGCGCGTCACGGCAATCGACCGGCCACAGACCATTGCCGACGGGCTCGCGGCCCCGATGACCACCGAGTTGCCACTCACCGTGGCCCAGCGCCACGTGGACGACGTGGTCCTGGTCCGTGACGACGAGATCGTCGACGCGATGCGACTGATTCTCAGCTCTGCCAAGCTGCTCGCCGAACCGGCGGGCGCCGCCGGCGTGGCGGCGCTGATCACAGGCAAGCTCTCCATGCCGGCCAACTCCCGCGTGGTCTGCGTGGTGAGCGGCGGCAATGTGGACGCGGCCCGCCTCAAGGAGCTGCTCTAACGCCCGCCTCCGGTGTTGCGATCGAGCCGCCACTTGGTCCAGGCGACGATCACTACGCATCCGCTCTGACCAGCGAATTGAAATTGCGGTGGGGTGTCGGCGCCGTGGTAGACCTCAATCGCTCCCACGTCGTAGCCCTGGATGAAGCTGTTGATGTCGCCGGGTGAAACCGACGTCCAAGGGGATCCGTCGACCACGTACTGAACGCATCCCCCCATGGGGTTGCGGTTGTCCGTGACGTACGTGTCGTAGCCGGACTGTGAGACGTGGATTCCGGGCACGGCCGTGAGAAGATCCGTGAACTTGCTCGCCTGCTTCCGGTCGATCGTTTTCTCGTCGAGGTAGAAACCCATGCCGGTCTTCTCGCGCTGCGTGAAGCCCACGGCGTCGAGTCCGCTCAGCCGCCGCGCCTGGGTGGTCACCGTGGGAAGCATGGCGACCTCCTTTTGCATCTGCAGGGTCACCGTCACCGGCGTGTTGCTCGACAACTCCACCGATTGCTCCACCGGCGTGAAACCGATGAACATAGCACGCACGACCTGTGATCCCGACGGGAGGCTGTCGAGTTGGAACGAACCATCGGCCCCGGAATTCACCGAGTGGAAGGTTCCTTCGAGCTGCACCCGTGCACCGGCTACGGGGAGTCCGGTCGTCCCGAGCACGCGGCCGCGCAGGCTGGCCACCGCCAGCGCGTGGCGCGGCTGCGGATTGGTATCCCCGGTCGCCACCGTCACCGGCGCGGCCGACGCGACGCTGAGGCTACGCATCTCGAGCACGGACTTGTTGAAGGAAACGGGAACGTCGCCGCTCTTCAGGCCGGCGTAATTGACCTGGACCTTGCCATCGAAGCTGGCGGGGAGCCCGCAGATGCGGTACGTGCCGTCCTTGCCCGTCGTCGCTTCGCGCAGACGCGGGATCTTGCTCAGCTTCAGATAGTCGATCTCGTACCACACCACCGAGACGCTGGCGTTGGGGACGGGCAGGCCGGTATCGGCGTTGTGCACGCGGCCGAACAGCGCGGCAGGGCCACGCGTGAGCCAGGCGGCCGGGCAGAGCATCTTGACGAGTGTCGCTGCCGAGGGTGTGGCCAAGTCGAGCGTGGCCTGCTTGCCGGCGCTGAACGTGAGCGGCGGAGTCATGAGTTGAATGCCGAGCGAATCGAGAATCGGATGCCCGACGATCAGGCGATGCTGGCCGGGCGCGACGCTATCGAAATGAAAGTGGCCGTCGTCACCGGCCACGGCGAAAAGTGTGGTGCCCTGGATGGCGATCTCGGCCCGGGCCATCGGTTGGCTCCGCACGCTGTCGTACGCGATTCCGACTATCGACGCCGGGGCCGTTGGCTGTTGGGCGGCGGTGGGACGGGCGATCACGGCGCCGAACAGCGCGACTGCGGCGCCGCGAATGATCAAGGCGTGGTTCATACACAATTGTACCATGTACGCCGCTCAACGCTCCAGTCCCGAGGCGGTAGCTCGCGAAACGTTGGCGAATCGGTCACGTCGGGTGTTTCAGCGGCACACATCGGCCAATATGCCCGATGATGTCGCATTTCTAGGGCCATTTCATCGGCCTATGCACTTGCGGCTACAGACCAGCTATATGACACTAGTTCTCACGGAACGACTTCTCGACCGAAAAGGAGCCGAGAGTGAGACTCAAGCGGAATCCACCGACGCTGGCGGATGTACCGGTTATCGACCGAACTCAGGACGGGGTCACGGTGCAAGGACTAGCGAATCGGGTAAAGCAGGCCCTTTACGATCACTTCGAGCAGACACTCGTCGTCGTACTCGTGGCCTCGTTGCTGCTCATCAACTTCGCGGTGGACTACAAGCTCGCTTTCCTGAGCTTCTATTACCTGCCGGTCATCGCTGCCGGATTCCTGATCGGGCGCCGCCATGCCGTGTGGGCGGCCGTGCTCACGGTTCTGTTGGTGACGTTTTTTCAGGCAGTTACCGGATTGGGGGGTACGCCGGGCTTCTCGGTTCCTACGGTGATGTATTTCGTGCCGTGGGGCGGGTTCTTGATCTTGACCAGTTACGTGGTGGGTACGCTGGCAGACCAGCGGAAGGACCGGGCCGACGACGTGAAGCGGACGTATTTCGCGCTGCTCGAGCTACTCACCTTCCATCTCGATGCGGCGGACCGGCATCGCCGCGGCCACAGCTATCGCGTGGCCGAGCGGGCCATGGCGATCGGCCGCAAGCTCGGCATGCGAGGCGGGGAGATCGAGGATCTGCGCGTAGCCGGCCTGCTGCACGAGATGGGTCCGCAGGATCCGCGCGTAGCGCGTATGTTCGCCGACTTCCCGCGCGAGGTTCGCAAGGTGCCCGTGGCGGCATCGATGCATGCTGCGCTCGACACGGTCACGGCGTATGGCCGGTATCACGAGTTGATCGGCGATGACTGGCCGGTGGATGCTCTGCGCATCACCATGGCGGTGAAGATTCTCGCAGTGGCGGACGCCTATGAAACGCTGCTCACGCCCACCGACACGCGTCCGCCATTCGCGCCGTGGAACGCGCTGGAGGAGATCGATCGCAGCGCCGGCCGTACATTCGCCACGGAAGTGGTCCACGCGTTGCGGCACACGATCGTTCCGGAGTCCGTTGAGGAGGCCGACGAGAAGCCGCCGCTCAAGCTAGTCGTGACGCGGGGCGCCTGAGCCCGAGTCACGCTCTGCCGCCCCGCGTCGGCGCCATGTGCGCCGAGCCTGCTTTACCTGCCACAGCCCCCACCCGACCACGAGCGCGCTCGACAGGGTCCATACGACCACGTAGCGCTGAAGGAACACGGGTCCACGAGCATCCACGTGGCCAAGCTGGAAGGCGGCGATGGCCACGATGTCAAGCGCCACGACGGCGCCGACGAGTTTGGCGAATGCGGCGCGCATCGGCGACGGCGAATCAGACATGCACGGCAATCTACCGCGCGCAGGTCGGCGGTCTAGCTAGCGCGGTGGTGACGTCAATTCGCCGCGGCGGCCGCGGGCGGGCGCGAAGCACGCTGCCAGCGCCGCGAGATCGGCGTCGGGGTCGTCGCTGGGCACGAGCGGTGGACCGATAACGAGGGCGTGCCGCGACCAGTCGAACGCCACCGGCACAATCGGCACGGCGGCTCCGCAGGCGATGTGGTAGAACCCCATGCGCCAGCGCGCGACGGCTTTGCGCGTGCCCTCCGGTGAGATGCCGAGCACCAGGCGTTCCGATCCGGCGAACCTGGCCACCGTTTGCGCCACGACGTCGTGCGGCTTTGAGCGGTCCACGGGAATACCGCCGAGCCAACGCATGACGGGGCCCAATGGGCCGCGGAACAGGGTGTTCTTGCCCAGCCACGCGGCGCGCAGTCCGAGGGCGAACTTCGCGGCGATCCCGATCACGAAGTCCCAGTTGGACGTATGGGGGGCCACGATCACCACTGCCTTGGCGACGTTGGGAAGGGTGCCCTCGATGCGCCATCCGAGGAGACCAAGCACGCCGCGGCCAAGTGCGCGGGAGATGGAGCCGCCGCTTCTGGGGAGCGCGTCGCCAATGTCGGGAACGCGAGAATGGGCGGGCATGACGAGGCGGAAATTAGGCCGGGCTGGCCGCCCGCGCCATCGGGCGTCTCGACAAATTGTCGGCCAAGCGCTATCAGCTATCCGGCTGGCCGTCACCGGCACACGACCTCCACTCCCATGTACCCGCAGACGATCCCACAGGCCCTCGACCGCACGGCGCGGGAATGCGCCGATCTCCCCGCCCTCCGATGGAAGGATGCCGGCGCGTGGCAATCGCTGTCCTGGAGCGGCTACCGCCGGCAGGTGCGCCTGGCGGCGCGCGGCTTCATTTCGCTGGGACTGGAGCCCGGCAAGGGCGTCGCCATCGTAGGCCCCAACTGCCCCGAGTGGTTCGTGGCCGCGCTCGCCGCCATCCATGCCGGCGGCCTGCCCACTGGCATCTATGCGACGTTCGCGCCCGATCAGTGCCGATACATCGCGCATCACTGCGAAGCGCAGATCGCGATGGTGGCGAACGCCGAGCACCTCGCCAAGTTCCTCGCCATCCGGCCCGATCTGCCGCACTTGCGCGCTATCGTGCAGATGCGCGGCGAGCCCGCCGCGCCGGGCGTCATCGGGTGGTCGGACCTGCTGCGCCGCGGGCACGACACGTCTGAACCAGTACTCGAGGCGCGACTGGCCGCTCAGACGTCCGGCGATGTAGCGACGCTCATCTATACCTCCGGCACGACTGGCGAGCCGAAGGCGGTGATGCTCACCCACGACAACGTGAATTGGACGGCCGACGTCGGAATTGCGGCGCTCGGCCTGCGCGCCGGCGACAACATCCTGAGCTACCTGCCGCTGAGCCACATCGCCGAGCAACTCGTGTCGCTATTCGGGCCGATCTCGTTCGGCGGATGCACCTGGTTCGCCGAGGGGATGGAGCAGTTGGGCGACGACCTGCGCGAGGTGCGCCCCGACTTCTTTCTCGGCGTGCCGCGGGTGTGGGAGAAGATCCAGGAGCGAATGCAGGCGGCGGGCGCGCAGAATTCACCATTGCGCAAAAAGCTGATCGCATGGGCGCGCGGCGTGGGGCTGCGCGGCGGCTACGCGGCCCAGCAGGGGAAACGCAAGCCACTGCTCTATCCGCTGGCTAGCGCGCTGGTGTTCAAGAAAGTGCGGCAGCGGCTGGGTTTCGACCGTGCTCGCGTGCTCGTGACGTCGGCGGCGCCGATCGCGCGCTCGAC
The window above is part of the Gemmatimonadaceae bacterium genome. Proteins encoded here:
- a CDS encoding ferric reductase-like transmembrane domain-containing protein, producing the protein MTPLDLSSDVALVALCLLTTNLLLGLLLSMHYNPWTHWPHRRFNYFKLHNWNAYLALALAVLHAVLLLAVKTPAFRFIDLVYPVDGPKQPWINTIGAAALYILCLVVISSYYRVEIGRRRWKLLHLLTYVTAALFYAHGLLTDPTLKDRPIDYLDGEKVLVEICALLVLALALYRLRWGIRRREEHRAVHTAARAA
- a CDS encoding threonine/serine dehydratase, whose product is MLDYSDMIAARERIAGYVHRTPTLSASRIGEHVGVQAWLKCEVLQKTGSFKVRGALNAIRQLTTAERRRGVVGVSAGNHAQALAWAARAAGTSCTVVMPSDAVQAKLDATRGYGATVVQHQWGSAMFDKARELAIEHGYVFIHPFDDPRVVAGQGTVGMEILEDLPEVDAIVVPVGGGGLLAGIAIAAKHLKPSVKVFGVEPVGAQALRRSLDAGRVTAIDRPQTIADGLAAPMTTELPLTVAQRHVDDVVLVRDDEIVDAMRLILSSAKLLAEPAGAAGVAALITGKLSMPANSRVVCVVSGGNVDAARLKELL
- a CDS encoding carboxypeptidase regulatory-like domain-containing protein — translated: MNHALIIRGAAVALFGAVIARPTAAQQPTAPASIVGIAYDSVRSQPMARAEIAIQGTTLFAVAGDDGHFHFDSVAPGQHRLIVGHPILDSLGIQLMTPPLTFSAGKQATLDLATPSAATLVKMLCPAAWLTRGPAALFGRVHNADTGLPVPNASVSVVWYEIDYLKLSKIPRLREATTGKDGTYRICGLPASFDGKVQVNYAGLKSGDVPVSFNKSVLEMRSLSVASAAPVTVATGDTNPQPRHALAVASLRGRVLGTTGLPVAGARVQLEGTFHSVNSGADGSFQLDSLPSGSQVVRAMFIGFTPVEQSVELSSNTPVTVTLQMQKEVAMLPTVTTQARRLSGLDAVGFTQREKTGMGFYLDEKTIDRKQASKFTDLLTAVPGIHVSQSGYDTYVTDNRNPMGGCVQYVVDGSPWTSVSPGDINSFIQGYDVGAIEVYHGADTPPQFQFAGQSGCVVIVAWTKWRLDRNTGGGR
- a CDS encoding DUF502 domain-containing protein, translating into MSRLLNYFLKGLIVTAPVFITIYICYVIFTTIDSWLGLPIPGAGFVVSILLITLVGFTAQTFASRVLLTGLDSLFNRLPFVRLLYSSTRDLLNAFVGEQRRFDKPVLVTLAGGTGARVFGFLTQESVDNFGVADSVTVYVPQSYGFAGNLVVFPAAQVHRLDADSAHVMAFIISGGVTKVPER
- a CDS encoding AMP-binding protein, which codes for MYPQTIPQALDRTARECADLPALRWKDAGAWQSLSWSGYRRQVRLAARGFISLGLEPGKGVAIVGPNCPEWFVAALAAIHAGGLPTGIYATFAPDQCRYIAHHCEAQIAMVANAEHLAKFLAIRPDLPHLRAIVQMRGEPAAPGVIGWSDLLRRGHDTSEPVLEARLAAQTSGDVATLIYTSGTTGEPKAVMLTHDNVNWTADVGIAALGLRAGDNILSYLPLSHIAEQLVSLFGPISFGGCTWFAEGMEQLGDDLREVRPDFFLGVPRVWEKIQERMQAAGAQNSPLRKKLIAWARGVGLRGGYAAQQGKRKPLLYPLASALVFKKVRQRLGFDRARVLVTSAAPIARSTLEFFLSLGLPICEVYGMSECTGPATISTPEQYRTGKAGRVFPGAELRIAEDGEICMRGRHVFRGYYKDPEGTAAALDADHWLHSGDIGDVDAAGFLEITDRKKDLIITAGGENVAPQLVEGYLKSIPVVSQAVVVGDRQRYLGVLLTLDPARVPTDAEAAGSPARDPAAAAQCEKFRAYLQRNIDAVNARLARVQAVKRFEIIPAEFTVEGGELTPSLKVRRKVVAEKYASEIARLFR
- a CDS encoding 1-acyl-sn-glycerol-3-phosphate acyltransferase, producing the protein MPAHSRVPDIGDALPRSGGSISRALGRGVLGLLGWRIEGTLPNVAKAVVIVAPHTSNWDFVIGIAAKFALGLRAAWLGKNTLFRGPLGPVMRWLGGIPVDRSKPHDVVAQTVARFAGSERLVLGISPEGTRKAVARWRMGFYHIACGAAVPIVPVAFDWSRHALVIGPPLVPSDDPDADLAALAACFAPARGRRGELTSPPR
- a CDS encoding HD domain-containing protein, with protein sequence MQGLANRVKQALYDHFEQTLVVVLVASLLLINFAVDYKLAFLSFYYLPVIAAGFLIGRRHAVWAAVLTVLLVTFFQAVTGLGGTPGFSVPTVMYFVPWGGFLILTSYVVGTLADQRKDRADDVKRTYFALLELLTFHLDAADRHRRGHSYRVAERAMAIGRKLGMRGGEIEDLRVAGLLHEMGPQDPRVARMFADFPREVRKVPVAASMHAALDTVTAYGRYHELIGDDWPVDALRITMAVKILAVADAYETLLTPTDTRPPFAPWNALEEIDRSAGRTFATEVVHALRHTIVPESVEEADEKPPLKLVVTRGA